Proteins from a single region of Weeksella virosa DSM 16922:
- a CDS encoding ATP cone domain-containing protein has product MKVKKQSGELVDFDPKSLRRSLSRSGATKSEIEEVFSTVNNFLYSGISTRELYQKAFDELKKFRSSYAARYSLKRALQELGPEGHLFEEWIAKIFIEQGYQALTGITVQGAAVTHEIDVVALKGEELIFCECKFRNDLDAKISVTTPMYILSRIKDVMNNEYEFFGKKMKPTKGFLVTNAYLTTDSIDFANYYGIGLISWNYPEGKNIKEIVDYSALYPLTCLTNLTKEQEKQLMEKGTILVKELVENPTVLDELRLDENTKNNVLEEARELIDVECFRCENPT; this is encoded by the coding sequence GTGAAAGTAAAAAAACAATCTGGCGAATTAGTCGATTTTGACCCAAAGAGTTTGCGCCGTTCTCTTTCTCGTTCTGGCGCTACGAAATCCGAAATAGAAGAAGTTTTTTCGACTGTTAATAATTTTTTGTATTCGGGTATCAGCACACGAGAATTGTATCAGAAAGCTTTTGATGAACTCAAAAAGTTTCGTTCTTCATATGCTGCACGCTATAGCCTGAAAAGAGCCTTGCAAGAACTCGGGCCAGAAGGGCATCTTTTCGAGGAATGGATTGCAAAAATCTTTATCGAGCAAGGTTATCAAGCACTTACCGGAATCACAGTTCAGGGCGCAGCTGTAACACACGAAATAGATGTTGTTGCCCTAAAAGGGGAGGAACTTATTTTTTGCGAGTGTAAATTCAGAAATGACTTAGATGCCAAAATTAGCGTTACAACGCCGATGTATATACTGTCGAGAATAAAAGATGTGATGAATAATGAGTACGAGTTTTTCGGTAAGAAAATGAAACCAACCAAAGGCTTTTTGGTAACCAATGCTTATCTTACTACTGATTCGATAGATTTCGCAAATTATTATGGGATTGGATTGATTTCTTGGAACTATCCCGAAGGAAAAAACATCAAAGAAATAGTTGATTATAGTGCCTTGTATCCGTTGACTTGTCTAACGAATCTTACCAAAGAACAAGAGAAACAACTCATGGAAAAAGGAACAATATTGGTGAAAGAGTTGGTCGAAAATCCTACAGTTTTAGATGAGTTGAGGCTAGACGAAAACACCAAAAATAATGTGTTAGAAGAAGCTAGAGAATTGATTGATGTAGAATGTTTTCGTTGTGAAAATCCTACTTAA
- a CDS encoding DUF4268 domain-containing protein: MFSKEEAKRIKHEFWTAFGSYMKLQPNAEGRRINWINYKTGIKGLFFKTDVFNRHAEISVQVAHPDPSYQQMIWEQLEEFELVFASYCGDDWVWEKNDFSDEGKPISSIRLKLDQVSIYRESDWAEIIRFLKENSIALDAFWVDHKASFDLFK; this comes from the coding sequence TTGTTTTCAAAAGAAGAAGCGAAACGCATAAAGCACGAATTCTGGACAGCTTTTGGTTCGTACATGAAGTTGCAACCCAATGCAGAAGGCAGACGTATCAATTGGATTAATTACAAAACCGGTATAAAAGGATTGTTTTTCAAGACCGATGTGTTCAATCGACATGCAGAAATCAGCGTGCAAGTGGCGCATCCAGATCCGTCATACCAACAAATGATTTGGGAACAACTCGAAGAGTTCGAGCTTGTTTTTGCTTCGTATTGCGGAGATGATTGGGTCTGGGAAAAAAATGATTTTTCTGACGAAGGAAAACCCATTTCAAGTATCCGCTTGAAACTAGATCAAGTAAGTATTTATCGCGAAAGTGATTGGGCAGAAATTATTCGCTTTCTGAAAGAAAATTCAATTGCTTTGGATGCTTTTTGGGTAGACCACAAGGCTTCATTCGACTTGTTTAAGTAG
- a CDS encoding TlpA family protein disulfide reductase has translation MIKQILLIFVRVSFLMTTPLFSQEIKVVNHEELQKAILRSDKQLTVVNYWATWCMPCLAELPYFSVVEKQNKDDVRWVFVSFDRPKQIERMKEIIRKENLNGEFFLLDDLKNQKVWRSSIDENWFGAIPVTNFYKNRVKILHHPSAFTLEELTEVVQQLK, from the coding sequence ATGATAAAACAAATCCTACTCATATTCGTCCGTGTAAGCTTTCTGATGACAACTCCTCTTTTTTCTCAAGAAATAAAAGTTGTTAACCATGAAGAATTACAAAAAGCAATCCTGCGTTCGGATAAACAGTTAACGGTAGTAAATTATTGGGCAACATGGTGTATGCCATGCTTGGCAGAGTTACCTTATTTTTCTGTTGTAGAAAAACAAAATAAAGACGACGTTCGTTGGGTTTTTGTATCGTTTGATCGTCCAAAGCAAATTGAGCGAATGAAGGAGATTATCCGAAAAGAAAATCTAAATGGTGAGTTTTTTTTGTTGGATGACCTGAAAAATCAAAAAGTTTGGCGATCATCGATCGATGAAAATTGGTTTGGAGCTATTCCCGTTACCAACTTTTATAAAAATCGTGTTAAAATACTGCATCATCCAAGTGCATTTACTCTAGAAGAATTAACCGAAGTAGTGCAGCAATTGAAATAA
- a CDS encoding MBL fold metallo-hydrolase produces MVTIHTIDLNFQNNKKVIAAYLIETEQGPVLLDPGPYSTFETLAAGIERLGWRVVDVENVLLTHIHFDHAGAAWKFAEHGATIFLNPIGIPHLKNPEKLWNSAKQIYQDKMDSLWGEMKPIKEESLVGLADGQSVEFGNAIFETFYTPGHAVHHNVYKLEEVFFTGDVAGVKIENGPVVPPCPPPDINIELWKKTIERLREIKAKGIYQTHYGYHDDVENLFRQLEVELDKWANYIQPMYEDQRPTEDITAVFVDTIQSFYRSKGLNEEQIQAYELANPSWMSVGGLLRYWRLKEQGRL; encoded by the coding sequence ATGGTAACTATACATACAATCGATCTCAATTTTCAGAACAATAAAAAAGTTATTGCAGCTTATCTTATTGAGACCGAACAAGGGCCTGTTTTGCTCGATCCAGGACCTTATTCTACTTTCGAGACGCTAGCTGCTGGTATCGAGAGATTAGGTTGGCGAGTAGTCGATGTAGAAAATGTTTTGTTAACGCATATCCATTTTGATCATGCAGGTGCTGCTTGGAAATTTGCAGAACATGGAGCGACAATTTTTCTCAATCCGATCGGAATTCCTCATCTCAAAAATCCAGAAAAACTCTGGAACTCTGCTAAGCAAATCTATCAAGATAAGATGGATTCTCTCTGGGGTGAAATGAAACCTATTAAAGAAGAGTCTTTGGTAGGATTAGCTGATGGACAAAGTGTAGAGTTCGGGAATGCAATCTTCGAAACGTTTTATACTCCAGGACATGCAGTGCATCATAATGTATACAAGTTAGAGGAGGTGTTTTTTACAGGAGATGTAGCAGGTGTGAAGATAGAGAATGGGCCTGTTGTTCCACCGTGTCCACCTCCAGATATCAATATAGAATTATGGAAGAAGACAATAGAAAGATTGAGAGAAATAAAAGCAAAAGGAATCTATCAAACGCATTACGGCTATCACGATGATGTCGAAAACTTGTTTAGACAACTTGAAGTTGAACTGGATAAATGGGCCAATTATATCCAGCCAATGTATGAAGATCAGAGACCTACAGAAGATATTACCGCAGTTTTTGTAGATACTATTCAATCTTTTTATCGGAGCAAAGGCTTAAATGAAGAACAAATTCAGGCATACGAATTGGCCAATCCTTCTTGGATGTCGGTCGGTGGTCTTCTACGTTATTGGAGATTAAAGGAACAAGGTAGGCTGTAG
- a CDS encoding NAD(P)H-dependent flavin oxidoreductase translates to MNTKINQLFGIKYPIIQGGMIWNSGWKLASAVSNQGGLGLIGAGSMYPDILRENIQKCRLATNSPFGVNVPMLYPDIEEVMEIILQEKVKIVFTSAGNPKTWTQYLKENGVTVAHVVSSSKFAIKAQEAGVDAVVAEGFEAGGHNGREETTTLCLIPHVVEMVDIPVIAAGGIGKGSQIAAVLALGAQGVQIGSRFAATYESSSHENFKNEILKAQEGDTQLTLKELAPVRLLKNKFYQKVQDAYANGAKKEDLAELLGKRRAKKGMFEGDLHEGELEIGQVSALINEILSVEEVFNELLSEYTATIEKMKFL, encoded by the coding sequence ATGAACACAAAAATCAATCAATTATTTGGTATAAAATATCCTATCATACAAGGTGGAATGATTTGGAATTCTGGCTGGAAATTAGCTTCTGCTGTCTCTAATCAAGGTGGTTTGGGTTTAATCGGGGCTGGCAGTATGTACCCGGATATTTTACGCGAAAATATACAAAAATGCAGGCTCGCAACAAACTCACCCTTTGGTGTAAACGTCCCGATGCTCTACCCAGATATCGAAGAGGTTATGGAAATTATTTTACAAGAAAAAGTGAAAATAGTTTTTACTTCTGCTGGTAATCCCAAAACGTGGACTCAATACCTCAAAGAAAATGGAGTAACCGTGGCACATGTAGTAAGTAGCAGTAAATTTGCAATAAAAGCACAAGAAGCTGGGGTAGACGCTGTCGTGGCAGAAGGTTTTGAAGCCGGCGGACATAATGGCAGAGAAGAAACCACTACACTTTGTCTCATTCCACATGTTGTAGAAATGGTCGACATACCTGTTATTGCAGCAGGAGGAATAGGCAAAGGTTCACAGATTGCAGCTGTTTTAGCGCTAGGTGCACAAGGCGTTCAGATTGGTTCTCGTTTTGCAGCAACGTACGAATCTTCATCGCACGAAAATTTTAAGAATGAAATTCTGAAAGCTCAAGAAGGAGATACTCAATTAACTCTTAAAGAGTTGGCCCCGGTAAGATTACTCAAAAATAAATTTTATCAAAAAGTACAAGATGCGTATGCAAATGGTGCAAAGAAAGAAGATTTGGCTGAACTTTTAGGTAAAAGACGTGCAAAAAAAGGAATGTTCGAAGGTGATTTACACGAGGGAGAATTAGAAATCGGACAAGTAAGTGCCTTGATAAATGAAATATTAAGTGTAGAAGAAGTATTTAATGAATTACTTTCAGAGTATACAGCTACTATCGAAAAAATGAAATTTTTATAA
- a CDS encoding DUF2795 domain-containing protein, translating into MYWTLELASYLSDAPWPATKDELIDYAIRTGAPLEVVENLQSIEDEGDSYESIEEIWPDYPTEEDFLWNEDEY; encoded by the coding sequence ATGTATTGGACGTTAGAATTAGCATCTTATTTAAGTGATGCGCCATGGCCAGCAACCAAAGACGAGTTAATTGATTATGCTATTCGTACTGGTGCGCCATTAGAGGTTGTGGAAAACTTACAGTCGATAGAAGATGAAGGAGATTCGTATGAAAGTATCGAGGAAATCTGGCCAGACTATCCTACCGAGGAGGATTTCCTTTGGAACGAAGACGAATATTAA
- the secA gene encoding preprotein translocase subunit SecA: MSIIDKILEVFLGDKNAKDVKELQKYVKEANEVLESMKSLSNDELRNKTVEFKAKLKEATAQYNAQIDELKKEIESIEDYDEKEVLYNKIDDINKQAYKVEEKILTDILPEAFAVMRETGRRFAENNEVVVAVTEFDRQVAQRKVNVVIDEEKGQSIWSNKWDAAGREVTWDMIHYDVQFIGGAALHLGRIAEMQTGEGKTLVATLPIYLNALTGRGVHLVTVNEYLAKRDSAWMAPIFEFHELSVDCIDNHQPNSAGRREAYRCDIVYGTNNEFGFDYLRDNMAATPDALVQRELNFAIVDEVDSVLIDDARTPLIISGPVPQGDRHEFDMLKPKIERIYSIQREQLNKTLNEAKALFKEGNLKDGGFKLYQVYRGLPKYKPLIKFLSQDGVRAQLQKTEAHFIADNNREMHKVDKHLYFVIDEKNNQSDLTDKGIELLSKGMEDDQFFILPDVSTELAKIENSNGTKEEILHQKEEFFRNFSIKSERIHSLSQLLKAYTLFEKDVEYVVMDGQVKIVDEQTGRIMDGRRYSDGLHQALEAKENVKIEAATQTFATITLQNYFRMYNKLGGMTGTAETEAGEFWEIYKLDVVSIPTNRPIARQDKNDLVFKTNREKYKAVIAEVEKLAREEKRPVLVGTTNVEVSELLSKALKLRGIPHNVLNAKLHKKEADIVSEAGRPGAVTIATNMAGRGTDIKLTEEVKNSGGLAIIGTERHDSRRVDRQLRGRAGRQGDPGSSQFFVSLEDSLMRLFGSERIAKLMDRMGHTEGDVIEHSVITKSIERAQKKVEENNFGIRKRLLEYDDVMNKQREVIYKRRRNALFGERLGVDIANMIYDVSAAIVRENKEVENFKDFELDLIKYFTMESPVDEAGFKNTSIKALTDIVYEAALEDYKNRKEYLMNAAYPVIANVYENQGNIFSRIQVPFTDGIRTLTIVADLKESYETHCKSLIRDFEKNIVLSIIDDNWKEHLRDVDDLRRTSQNAAYEQKDPLVVYKQESFNIFQRMLNNLNKEIVAFLFKGELPQSQNNNEEDIKQAKEQAPEQVQTSRGDEQGKETKTDAKTSPEQVDKVGRNERVNIRNRSTGEIKEVKYKQADAYIQTGEWEMTEK; this comes from the coding sequence ATGAGTATTATCGATAAAATATTAGAAGTATTTCTTGGCGATAAAAATGCCAAAGACGTAAAAGAACTGCAGAAATATGTAAAAGAAGCTAACGAAGTTCTTGAGTCGATGAAATCCTTATCAAATGATGAACTACGCAATAAAACGGTCGAATTTAAGGCTAAATTAAAAGAAGCTACAGCCCAATACAACGCCCAAATCGATGAGTTGAAAAAAGAAATCGAATCGATAGAAGACTACGATGAAAAAGAAGTTCTCTACAATAAAATCGATGACATCAATAAGCAAGCATATAAAGTAGAGGAGAAGATTCTTACCGATATTTTGCCAGAAGCTTTTGCTGTAATGCGTGAAACTGGAAGAAGATTTGCAGAAAATAATGAAGTTGTTGTTGCTGTAACAGAGTTCGATAGGCAAGTAGCTCAGCGAAAAGTAAATGTAGTCATTGACGAGGAAAAAGGTCAATCGATTTGGAGTAATAAGTGGGATGCTGCCGGTAGAGAAGTCACATGGGACATGATACACTATGATGTGCAATTTATCGGAGGTGCAGCTTTGCATCTTGGGCGAATTGCAGAAATGCAAACCGGTGAAGGTAAAACATTGGTAGCAACTTTACCGATTTATCTAAATGCCCTTACCGGAAGAGGAGTACATTTGGTGACCGTGAATGAGTACTTAGCAAAACGTGACTCGGCTTGGATGGCTCCAATTTTCGAGTTTCATGAGCTGAGTGTTGACTGTATCGATAACCATCAACCAAACTCTGCTGGTAGGAGAGAAGCCTACCGATGCGATATTGTGTATGGAACCAACAATGAATTTGGATTCGACTATTTACGTGACAACATGGCAGCAACGCCAGATGCTTTGGTACAACGAGAACTGAACTTTGCGATCGTCGATGAGGTGGATTCTGTGTTGATTGATGACGCTCGTACGCCGCTCATTATTTCTGGGCCAGTTCCTCAAGGAGATCGTCATGAGTTCGATATGCTTAAACCAAAAATTGAACGAATCTATTCGATTCAAAGAGAACAACTCAATAAAACTCTGAACGAGGCCAAAGCTCTTTTCAAAGAAGGTAATTTAAAAGATGGAGGATTCAAACTTTATCAAGTATACCGTGGATTACCAAAGTATAAACCACTCATAAAATTCTTGTCTCAAGATGGAGTTCGAGCACAATTACAAAAAACCGAAGCACATTTCATTGCAGATAATAACCGAGAAATGCACAAAGTAGATAAACACTTGTACTTTGTCATTGATGAAAAAAATAATCAATCTGATTTAACAGATAAAGGAATCGAACTTTTATCAAAAGGTATGGAAGACGACCAGTTTTTCATCCTACCAGACGTATCGACTGAGTTAGCTAAAATAGAAAACTCGAATGGTACAAAAGAAGAAATTCTTCATCAAAAAGAAGAATTCTTTCGTAATTTTTCGATCAAATCAGAACGTATTCACTCGTTGAGTCAGTTGCTTAAAGCTTACACGCTTTTCGAGAAAGATGTAGAATATGTAGTGATGGACGGCCAGGTGAAAATTGTAGACGAACAAACGGGGCGTATCATGGATGGTCGTCGATATTCAGATGGCTTGCACCAAGCACTTGAGGCAAAAGAAAACGTGAAGATAGAGGCTGCAACCCAAACTTTTGCAACGATAACCTTGCAGAACTATTTCCGTATGTATAATAAATTAGGCGGAATGACCGGTACTGCAGAAACAGAAGCAGGAGAATTTTGGGAAATATACAAATTAGATGTAGTTTCTATACCAACCAATCGTCCAATTGCAAGACAGGATAAAAACGATTTAGTATTCAAGACAAATCGAGAAAAATACAAAGCAGTCATTGCTGAAGTAGAAAAATTGGCCCGTGAAGAAAAACGTCCTGTATTAGTAGGGACAACCAATGTCGAGGTATCAGAGTTATTATCGAAAGCTCTCAAGCTAAGAGGAATTCCACACAACGTTCTCAATGCAAAATTACATAAAAAAGAAGCAGATATTGTTTCGGAAGCTGGTCGCCCAGGAGCAGTAACTATTGCAACCAATATGGCCGGACGTGGTACCGATATTAAACTTACAGAAGAAGTTAAAAATTCGGGAGGCTTAGCAATCATCGGTACAGAACGTCATGATTCTCGCCGTGTCGATCGTCAGTTGCGTGGTCGTGCAGGCCGTCAGGGAGATCCAGGATCATCACAGTTTTTTGTTTCATTAGAAGATAGTCTGATGCGTCTTTTTGGTTCAGAAAGAATTGCCAAACTAATGGATAGAATGGGGCATACAGAGGGAGATGTAATCGAACATTCGGTTATTACCAAGTCTATAGAACGAGCGCAGAAAAAAGTAGAAGAAAATAACTTTGGTATTCGTAAACGATTATTAGAGTATGATGATGTGATGAATAAACAACGCGAAGTCATCTACAAACGTAGAAGAAATGCATTGTTTGGTGAGCGCTTGGGAGTAGATATTGCCAACATGATCTACGATGTATCGGCTGCGATTGTTAGAGAAAATAAAGAAGTAGAAAATTTCAAAGATTTTGAGTTGGATCTGATTAAATACTTCACTATGGAATCTCCTGTAGACGAAGCTGGATTCAAAAATACTTCAATCAAAGCTCTGACGGATATTGTTTACGAGGCTGCATTAGAAGACTATAAAAACAGGAAAGAATATTTGATGAATGCTGCCTATCCAGTGATTGCAAATGTATACGAGAATCAAGGAAATATTTTCTCGCGCATTCAGGTTCCGTTTACCGACGGAATCCGTACGCTAACTATAGTTGCAGACCTCAAAGAATCGTATGAAACTCATTGTAAGTCATTGATTCGTGACTTCGAAAAAAATATTGTTCTAAGTATCATTGATGATAATTGGAAAGAACATTTGCGTGATGTAGATGACTTGAGAAGAACTTCACAGAATGCCGCTTATGAACAAAAAGATCCTTTGGTAGTTTATAAACAAGAATCATTCAATATCTTTCAAAGAATGTTGAATAACCTCAATAAAGAAATTGTTGCATTCTTATTCAAAGGTGAATTACCTCAATCACAAAATAACAACGAAGAAGATATAAAGCAGGCTAAAGAGCAAGCACCAGAACAGGTGCAAACTTCTCGAGGAGATGAGCAAGGAAAAGAAACTAAAACAGACGCGAAAACTTCTCCAGAACAAGTTGATAAAGTAGGACGTAATGAACGAGTGAATATTAGAAACCGTTCGACCGGCGAAATCAAAGAAGTAAAATACAAACAAGCCGATGCTTATATACAAACAGGCGAATGGGAAATGACAGAAAAATAG
- a CDS encoding YqiA/YcfP family alpha/beta fold hydrolase, protein MRKKKLLYLHGYQGFTTKEKKDFLDTIAHAQYPLIDYDAEAKTVIKDLLNLIEKEKIEILSGTSLGAILAYLLSRIKQLPCLLLNPGVTRYEEVKSFVPKEFELKESLAPTYIVAGKLDTVISYDEQLKFYEQLSGNNVYEKYLLTDENLEHRVSLEEFQRYFTLFFQWLNEIEQ, encoded by the coding sequence ATGAGAAAAAAGAAATTACTATACTTGCATGGTTATCAAGGATTTACAACTAAGGAAAAAAAAGATTTCCTAGACACTATTGCCCATGCACAATATCCGTTGATTGACTATGATGCAGAGGCAAAGACTGTTATAAAGGATTTGTTGAATCTGATCGAAAAAGAAAAAATAGAAATACTAAGTGGTACAAGTTTAGGAGCAATACTAGCGTATTTATTAAGTAGAATTAAACAATTACCATGTTTGTTGTTGAATCCTGGTGTAACACGCTATGAAGAAGTGAAAAGTTTTGTACCAAAAGAGTTCGAACTGAAAGAAAGTTTAGCACCCACATATATAGTTGCTGGTAAACTAGACACAGTCATATCTTATGATGAACAGTTGAAATTTTATGAGCAACTAAGCGGAAATAATGTGTATGAAAAATATTTACTAACCGATGAAAACTTAGAACATCGCGTTTCGCTTGAAGAATTCCAGCGTTACTTCACGCTCTTTTTTCAATGGCTGAATGAAATTGAGCAATAA
- a CDS encoding phage holin family protein, with product MFKDLKNHINNRITLVKYEIVDSTSHMISSAVYILIMAVLGFFLLLIGSIAAGFLLGKVFDDNGLGFLAITGLYCLFLLIGILFRKKIKLSITNTAVFNSMNALTNQNKDEEED from the coding sequence ATGTTTAAAGATCTAAAAAACCATATCAATAATCGTATTACCCTAGTAAAATATGAAATAGTTGACTCTACTAGTCACATGATTTCTTCTGCAGTATATATTCTTATTATGGCGGTACTTGGTTTTTTTTTACTATTAATTGGTAGTATTGCAGCAGGCTTTTTATTGGGTAAAGTTTTTGACGACAATGGATTAGGTTTCTTGGCAATTACGGGACTTTACTGTTTATTTTTGCTCATTGGAATTTTATTTCGCAAAAAAATTAAACTTTCCATAACGAATACTGCAGTTTTTAATTCTATGAATGCACTTACAAACCAAAATAAGGATGAAGAAGAAGACTAA
- a CDS encoding YtxH domain-containing protein, translated as MSKLNNATKLLAGLAIGTAIGAVVGLLYAPESGEDSRKKLKKEADKIKKELDKYANDFSDKAKKSKKELEAKLEEVKNKLAEQKDELIAKAKNAKNEAKDKLEEAQDEFQKNVGV; from the coding sequence ATGAGTAAATTAAATAATGCTACTAAATTATTAGCAGGTTTAGCAATCGGTACAGCAATCGGAGCAGTTGTAGGCTTATTATACGCTCCTGAATCGGGTGAAGATTCACGCAAAAAACTAAAAAAAGAGGCTGACAAAATCAAAAAAGAATTGGACAAATACGCTAATGACTTTTCTGATAAAGCTAAGAAAAGTAAAAAAGAATTAGAAGCTAAGTTAGAAGAAGTAAAAAATAAATTAGCAGAACAAAAAGACGAGTTAATTGCAAAAGCAAAAAACGCCAAGAACGAGGCTAAAGATAAATTAGAAGAAGCTCAGGACGAGTTTCAAAAAAATGTAGGAGTTTAA
- a CDS encoding pyridoxal phosphate-dependent aminotransferase, whose product MRIISEKALQMPASPIRKLVPYADKAKSNGKKVFHLNIGQPDIDSPKAALEGLKNFDETIISYTHSEGTLAYREALANYFTNRNIHLRPENFIATLGGSEALLMLFSIICNPNDEIIIPEPFYANYNGFTCNNEVKIVPVVSTIENGFALPSIEEFANKITDKTRAILICNPGNPTGYVYSKEELTQLKDLVLKHDLYLIADEVYAEYLYTDKEFTSILSFDDLKENAIVIDSESKRFSLCGARSGALISRNETFLKAAMKFAQARLSPCEISQYIATQAHNNPGTYFEDCREEYLKRRDILVNGLNEIPGVFCPTPKGAFYCVAQLPVDNAEKFAIWLLEEFQDNQETVMVAPAAGFYSTPNSGLQEVRLAYVLNENDLRRSVELIKLALESYPGTKR is encoded by the coding sequence ATGAGAATTATTTCAGAAAAAGCATTGCAAATGCCTGCTTCACCTATCAGAAAGCTTGTCCCTTACGCAGATAAAGCTAAAAGTAATGGGAAAAAAGTGTTTCACCTAAACATTGGACAACCTGATATAGATTCGCCAAAAGCCGCTTTAGAGGGTTTGAAAAACTTCGATGAAACGATTATTTCTTACACCCATTCCGAAGGTACATTGGCCTATAGAGAAGCATTGGCAAACTATTTTACGAATAGAAATATTCATTTACGACCTGAGAATTTTATCGCAACCTTAGGCGGTTCAGAAGCTTTATTGATGCTCTTTTCGATAATTTGTAATCCAAATGATGAAATCATCATACCAGAACCTTTTTATGCTAACTATAACGGTTTTACATGCAACAATGAAGTGAAGATTGTACCCGTAGTTTCTACCATAGAAAATGGTTTTGCGTTACCATCAATCGAGGAGTTTGCAAATAAGATTACCGATAAAACACGAGCAATCCTAATTTGTAATCCAGGTAATCCTACCGGTTATGTGTACAGCAAAGAAGAATTGACTCAATTAAAAGACTTGGTGCTGAAACACGATTTATATTTGATTGCAGATGAGGTTTATGCCGAATATTTATACACAGATAAAGAATTTACTTCGATTTTATCTTTTGATGATTTAAAAGAAAATGCAATTGTCATCGATTCAGAATCAAAACGATTTAGTTTGTGTGGTGCAAGGAGCGGTGCTTTGATTTCTAGAAATGAAACTTTTCTTAAGGCAGCCATGAAGTTTGCCCAAGCCCGATTAAGCCCATGCGAAATTTCACAATATATTGCTACACAAGCTCACAATAATCCTGGAACCTATTTCGAAGATTGCCGCGAAGAATATCTAAAACGTCGAGATATTTTGGTAAACGGGCTCAATGAAATCCCAGGTGTATTTTGTCCAACTCCCAAAGGAGCTTTCTACTGCGTGGCTCAACTGCCAGTAGATAATGCCGAAAAATTTGCCATTTGGTTGTTAGAAGAATTTCAAGATAATCAAGAAACGGTTATGGTTGCGCCAGCAGCAGGGTTCTATAGCACTCCAAACTCGGGCTTGCAAGAAGTTCGTTTGGCTTATGTATTAAATGAAAATGATCTGAGACGTTCGGTAGAATTAATAAAGTTAGCCCTCGAAAGTTATCCAGGAACCAAAAGATAA